A stretch of DNA from Hydrogenophaga sp. SL48:
GAACAGGCTGCCGTGCGGGCTCCGCCAGGTGAGCTCGGCCCGCACCCAGGTGCCTTGAACCAGCAGGTCCACCCAGGCGCCGGTCGCCAGATCGGCGCTGTGGGCGTCCACCGGATCGGGGGTGGCGTCTTCGGACTCCTCGGAAAGGTAACCTGCATCTGCGGCCTCGCTGTTGGCCATCCAGAAGGTTTCGCCGTGTTCTGCAGGGGCGGCCACGGGCGCAACCACCGGGTCGTCCACCCGATCAGTCAACGTGGGAATGTCCGCCGCCAACGGTGCGTCACCGGGCTCCTGAGAGGCCGGTCGGTCGAAGGCCTGCTCGTGCACGGCCACCAGCATGTCGAAGAGCTGGGCCGTCAGGTCGGGTGGGTATTCGATCAGCTGCAGCCCCCGGCGCAGTTGCCCCAGAAGGCGGGGCACCAGCTTGACCAGACGCTCGGTGTCGCGCCGGATCAGATCGATCTGCACGCTCCAGATCAGGTCTTCCGCGACGCGGTCGATGGGTTCGTCCGTTTCGACCGAGGCCACGCCGGCCAGTTGAGACTCGGCCACGGCCTGCGACCAGGGACCACAAAGGAACTGCAGCACGAACTCGGGAACGTCTTTGTCCTGCGTCTGGTGCTGGAAGTCGGCGGCCAGCCGTTCGGCCAGCAGGTGCCGCTGCTCGGCGTGCATCAGCGCGCGGGCGGCCTCGGCCCGCATCTGGTTCTTGCTGGCATCGTCCTGCTCCCAGCGCCGGCGCAGGCGTTTGAGCAGACGGGCAAACACCTCCTCGGTCGCGGCGGCCCGGTTGAGCGAATACACCGCGTCGATGATCGACTCCAGCAACTGGGAGAAGCCCTCGTCGTTCTGCCCCTGGAATCCGAGGCTGCGCTGGGTGATGTCCTCCAGCAGCTGGCGCGCGGGGTGCCGGCGCTCGCTGAAAAACCGCGGGTCGGCTTGCGACAGCTTGATCAGGATGGGTTCCAGCAGGCCAATCTGCTGGCGGATGGCCGGCAGCAAGCGCTCGTCCTGCGTCAGGTTGTCCAGCATGAGCCGAACCACCTCCTGCCCCAACAGGCGGCCCAGGTTGTTCTCCAGAACAATGGGCAGTTCGGGCTTCGCCGGCTGCTCTTCCGTGGAGCTCGCCCGCTGCCGCAAGCGGCGGATCAGCGGCTCGATCAGGTCCATGTCCTCCAGCGCCGTCATGGACAACGGCACCGTGTGCACGAACCCCTGGCCCATCGGTTCCTCATGGCTCAGGTCACCCGCGAGCAGCTGCCGCAACCGGCCGAGGGTGAGCATCGTCCGCCCCACCGCGCCTTGCGGACCCTGCTCGCGCTGGGCCAGCGGAGCAGGCCCAGCCACCGGCTCCACGCCGTGCACGAGCAACCACTGGATGAGCTCGCGATAGACCTGCCGCAGGCTTTCTCCCAGCATGCCCGCCGCGGGGAAAAACAGCGCGCTGCGCTGCTCGTCGTCAGGCACATGTCGAACCAGCAACTCGCGCAGGGCATGGGCAAAGGCAGCGGGCCTGAGCGGATTGAGTTCGGGTTGCACGGTCATCCAGCCCATCAGGCTGCTGACCAGGGCATTGAGCCTGGGCAACTGCTCGGTGCTGGCGCTCCGGATCGCATGCTCGGCCACGGCAAATCCGATGGTGGCGTCGATCAACCGGTCATCGAGCTGCCGCAGGTCGTCAAACCGGACCGCCGCCGGTCCCGCAGCATCCAGAACACTGCCGTGGTACAGCACCTGGCGCAACTGCTCGTGCCAGGTGCGCTTGAGCGCGTCGGACTCGTCGCTGAGCCGCTCGACCAGCTCCAGCTGGAGGTGCAACTCGGCCAAGGGCGTGGCGCCGGCCCGATCGGGGTCCAACGCCGCCAGCAGGCCTTCGAGGAGTTCATCGATCATCGAATCGGAAATCGACAGCGCGGCTTCGAGACAGTCCTGCAGCGTGGGGCGCAGGTGGCTGGCGTCGTTGGCCATGCCCAACCGGAGCATCTTGGGAGCGTTCATCGGGGCTGAGAAGAGGTGAGATCAGCGGATTGAAGCGCGGCAAGGTGGCCGCACCCCGGGGCAAATTCCAGAATCCGCACCATTATGTGAGCGTGGCGGAATCTTCCGGCAAGCATCTTCCCGTGGCCCGCGAGAAAAGACGTGCGACAATACGAACGTTGTGTTGTATCAGTGACTTCCAACACCAGCACCCTGCTGGAGGGTCGGCGTTCCAGAACATGGACCCGCGGACCCACCTTCTGAATCCTGTCTGCCTTCTACTGAACGGTCCTTACAAGGTCCGAACAGGCAGATGCCCCCAGCGCCCTGGACGGGCGCCACACCTTTAATGAACTTCGAAGAACTGAACCTGGCCCCGGCCATCGTCCAAGCTGTGCGCGAGCACGGTTACGAAACCCCCACCCCCATCCAGGCCGAGGCGATTCCCGCCGTGCTGGCCGGGCGCGATCTGCTCGGTGGTGCCCAGACCGGCACCGGCAAGACAGCCGCCTTCACCCTGCCCATGCTGCACCGCCTGAGCGTCGG
This window harbors:
- a CDS encoding DUF1631 family protein, whose protein sequence is MNAPKMLRLGMANDASHLRPTLQDCLEAALSISDSMIDELLEGLLAALDPDRAGATPLAELHLQLELVERLSDESDALKRTWHEQLRQVLYHGSVLDAAGPAAVRFDDLRQLDDRLIDATIGFAVAEHAIRSASTEQLPRLNALVSSLMGWMTVQPELNPLRPAAFAHALRELLVRHVPDDEQRSALFFPAAGMLGESLRQVYRELIQWLLVHGVEPVAGPAPLAQREQGPQGAVGRTMLTLGRLRQLLAGDLSHEEPMGQGFVHTVPLSMTALEDMDLIEPLIRRLRQRASSTEEQPAKPELPIVLENNLGRLLGQEVVRLMLDNLTQDERLLPAIRQQIGLLEPILIKLSQADPRFFSERRHPARQLLEDITQRSLGFQGQNDEGFSQLLESIIDAVYSLNRAAATEEVFARLLKRLRRRWEQDDASKNQMRAEAARALMHAEQRHLLAERLAADFQHQTQDKDVPEFVLQFLCGPWSQAVAESQLAGVASVETDEPIDRVAEDLIWSVQIDLIRRDTERLVKLVPRLLGQLRRGLQLIEYPPDLTAQLFDMLVAVHEQAFDRPASQEPGDAPLAADIPTLTDRVDDPVVAPVAAPAEHGETFWMANSEAADAGYLSEESEDATPDPVDAHSADLATGAWVDLLVQGTWVRAELTWRSPHGSLFMFISAKGLAHSMTRRTLDRLRHADQLRVVSRGGMVEGALDAVAQLALRNQSEADGDAEPGTTP